One window of the Nocardia huaxiensis genome contains the following:
- a CDS encoding ABC transporter permease gives MAGFLLRRAANYVVLLVLASFLVFTISSLTFRPLDYLEERSPRPPQSVIDAKRAELHLDEPIPQRYLSWAGGVVQGDFGKTKAGQPVSEELPRRVGVSLRLLLIGSLVGTVLGVLIGAANAIRQYKFSDYFSTVVSLVLLSTPVFVLATLLKYGALQVNQLTGEQIFLYTGETSATAVNGLWNQLVDRIQHLAIPTLGLALGAMAGYSRYQRNAMLDVLGSDFIRTARAKGLTRTRALYKHGLRTALIPMATLFAYSLGGLITGATFTEKIFGWHGVGEWLVNGLNDQDLNIVLASTLFAGVVVLVSGLLSDVAYALLDPRVRVS, from the coding sequence ATGGCCGGATTTCTGCTGCGACGCGCGGCGAACTATGTCGTGCTGCTTGTGCTGGCGTCGTTCCTCGTATTCACGATCAGTTCTCTGACGTTCCGTCCGCTGGATTATCTGGAAGAGCGCAGTCCACGCCCCCCGCAATCGGTGATCGACGCCAAGCGCGCGGAATTGCATCTGGACGAGCCGATCCCGCAGCGCTACCTGTCCTGGGCAGGCGGTGTGGTGCAGGGCGATTTCGGTAAGACGAAGGCCGGGCAGCCGGTTTCGGAGGAGCTGCCACGCCGTGTGGGAGTGAGCCTGCGACTGCTGCTGATCGGTTCCCTCGTCGGCACCGTTCTGGGTGTTCTGATCGGGGCGGCGAACGCGATCCGGCAGTACAAGTTCAGCGACTACTTCAGCACCGTCGTCTCCCTGGTGCTGCTGTCCACTCCGGTTTTCGTTCTGGCCACATTGTTGAAATACGGTGCGCTACAGGTGAATCAGCTGACCGGTGAGCAGATCTTCTTGTACACGGGTGAAACGTCGGCGACGGCGGTCAACGGGCTGTGGAATCAACTGGTGGACCGTATCCAGCACTTGGCGATCCCGACTCTCGGCTTGGCGCTGGGTGCGATGGCCGGTTACAGCCGGTATCAACGCAACGCGATGCTGGACGTGCTCGGCAGCGATTTCATCCGTACCGCCCGTGCCAAGGGTCTGACCCGCACCCGCGCCCTCTACAAGCACGGTCTGCGCACCGCGCTCATTCCCATGGCGACGCTGTTCGCCTACAGCCTGGGCGGCCTCATCACCGGTGCGACCTTCACCGAGAAGATCTTCGGCTGGCACGGTGTCGGCGAATGGCTGGTCAACGGCTTGAACGACCAGGATCTGAATATCGTGCTGGCGTCCACCTTGTTCGCAGGCGTGGTGGTGCTGGTGTCCGGCCTGCTGTCGGATGTCGCGTACGCCCTGCTCGACCCGAGGGTGCGTGTGTCATGA
- a CDS encoding HAD family hydrolase, with product MDWVTLFHLPKPKMVATDVDGTLIDRHEQVSARTKAAVDALIADGVPFVLATGRPPRWIDPVVDGLGYAPLCVCGNGAVIYDSAADSILAAYTLDVDTLEWAAEMAESLLPGCGLATERVGRSAHDAATPQFVSSPEYEHAWLNPDDTRVSRAEVISAPAIKMLIRLPGTSSGDMRTILEPRLAGRADVTYSTDDGLIELSAPGVTKATGLAMVAQRLGVQHATMIAFGDMPNDVPMLRLAGHGVAMGNAHHEAKAAADEVAATNDDHGVAQILERWWQV from the coding sequence ATGGACTGGGTGACACTCTTTCACCTGCCGAAACCCAAAATGGTCGCCACGGATGTGGATGGGACGCTCATCGACCGTCATGAGCAGGTGAGCGCGCGCACGAAAGCCGCGGTCGACGCCCTGATCGCGGACGGTGTGCCGTTCGTGCTCGCCACCGGGAGGCCGCCGCGCTGGATCGATCCGGTGGTGGACGGGCTCGGGTACGCGCCGCTGTGCGTGTGCGGGAACGGGGCGGTCATCTACGACAGTGCGGCCGACAGCATTCTCGCGGCCTACACGCTGGATGTGGACACGCTCGAATGGGCGGCGGAGATGGCGGAGAGCCTGCTACCCGGGTGCGGGCTGGCCACCGAACGGGTCGGGCGCAGTGCGCACGATGCCGCCACCCCGCAGTTCGTGAGCTCCCCGGAGTACGAGCACGCCTGGCTGAATCCGGACGATACGAGAGTGTCGCGCGCCGAGGTCATTTCGGCGCCCGCGATCAAGATGCTCATCCGCCTGCCGGGCACCAGCAGCGGCGACATGCGCACGATCCTGGAGCCCCGGCTGGCCGGCCGCGCCGATGTCACCTATTCCACCGACGACGGCCTGATCGAACTGTCGGCCCCGGGCGTCACCAAGGCGACCGGCCTGGCCATGGTGGCGCAGCGCCTCGGCGTCCAGCACGCCACCATGATCGCCTTCGGCGACATGCCCAACGATGTCCCGATGTTGCGCCTGGCCGGCCACGGCGTCGCCATGGGCAATGCCCACCACGAGGCCAAGGCCGCCGCCGACGAGGTCGCCGCCACCAATGACGACCACGGCGTGGCGCAGATCCTCGAACGCTGGTGGCAGGTGTAG
- a CDS encoding ABC transporter permease — protein MTDVEIIVQGAPQQPTGRRKLVLRRFLRNKTSVIALLILVALFVAAFVLPHFLPYTYTDQDKTAILQPPSGKHWFGTTNNGEDVLAQTLRGMQKSLIIGFGAAIISAVLATLAGALAGLLGGWVDRTVMWVVDLLLVVPSFIMIALFAPRTKGNDSTLLLMVLIGLFAWMISARIVRGLTMSMREREFVRAARYMGASTWSVIVTHIVPNIASILIIDTTLAIGSAVMAETGLSFLGFGVQWPDVSLGSLIGRYSAQAFTFPWTFMFASGVLVLIVLCANLVGDGLRDAFDPSAKRARSRKSLREKKAGKS, from the coding sequence ATGACCGATGTGGAAATCATCGTCCAGGGCGCTCCACAGCAGCCGACCGGACGCCGGAAGCTGGTGCTCCGGCGCTTTCTTCGCAACAAGACCTCGGTGATCGCGTTGCTGATCCTCGTGGCCCTGTTCGTGGCCGCGTTCGTGCTGCCGCACTTCCTGCCCTACACCTACACCGATCAGGACAAGACGGCGATCCTGCAGCCGCCGAGTGGCAAACACTGGTTCGGTACGACGAACAATGGCGAGGATGTGCTGGCGCAGACCCTGCGCGGCATGCAGAAGTCGCTGATCATCGGCTTCGGTGCGGCAATCATCTCGGCCGTCCTGGCCACGCTGGCAGGAGCGCTGGCCGGGCTGTTGGGTGGCTGGGTGGACCGGACAGTCATGTGGGTGGTGGATCTGCTGCTGGTGGTGCCCAGCTTCATCATGATCGCGCTGTTCGCGCCGCGCACGAAGGGCAATGATTCGACGCTGCTGCTCATGGTGTTGATCGGGTTGTTCGCATGGATGATCAGCGCCCGGATCGTGCGTGGTCTGACCATGAGCATGCGGGAACGCGAATTCGTCCGCGCCGCACGCTATATGGGCGCGTCGACGTGGTCGGTGATCGTCACGCACATCGTCCCCAACATCGCCTCGATCCTGATCATCGACACCACGCTGGCCATCGGTTCGGCGGTCATGGCCGAAACCGGTTTGAGCTTCCTGGGCTTCGGCGTGCAGTGGCCGGATGTGTCGCTGGGTTCGCTGATCGGCAGGTACAGCGCGCAGGCGTTCACCTTCCCGTGGACGTTCATGTTCGCGAGCGGCGTGCTGGTTTTGATCGTGCTGTGCGCGAACCTGGTGGGTGACGGACTGCGGGATGCGTTCGACCCCAGCGCGAAGCGGGCGCGATCACGAAAGTCCCTGCGTGAGAAGAAGGCGGGGAAGTCATGA
- a CDS encoding ABC transporter family substrate-binding protein: MRIRAHCTPIRHRRGRSARRGTALLFAAGLAVAALTSCSTGQDPVGETTLGSSSDINPQARDNLRDGGNLRLAITSFPANWNTVSNDGNEGEIAEVVRPMMPRSYRIDAAGETSLDHNYFTDIQLTSTEPQQVVYTINPKAVWSDGTPITWEDIASQANALSGKDKRFLIAINNGFDRVEKVERGADDRQAVITFARHYADWRGQFAGNSMLYPKSVTATPESFNDSLVNGISLTAGPFQVRSTDRTQGRIVLERNPKWWGDTPKLDTITFSVLDRTAWAAALQNNELDAARLSGLDEVTTIRNSPGLAIRQAPDNRWRHITFNGAPGSILADQGVRVAVSKAIDRQQIADSLYYGLIDDPKTLNNHLFLMGQKGYQDNSLGFDPEAAGRELDALGWVRQSDGIRAKDGRRLVIRDVMYNNPLWVQVATIVQQNLAKIGVGLEIDTRGGQGFFTDVIQPGDFDAAQFIYQGDPFPLGSISQIYAYHPDDLQGNYGRIGSDELNALIERTVSELDPDKTIELSNQVDRKVFEEGHSLPLVQEMGLYGVRPEVANFGAPGLASYDYTTIGFLK, from the coding sequence ATGCGGATTCGCGCACACTGCACGCCTATTCGGCATCGACGTGGCCGCTCGGCCCGGCGCGGCACGGCTCTGCTGTTCGCGGCCGGGCTCGCGGTGGCGGCGCTCACCAGCTGTTCTACCGGACAGGATCCGGTCGGCGAGACCACCCTCGGCAGCAGTAGCGACATCAACCCGCAGGCACGCGACAACCTGCGCGACGGTGGCAACCTGCGGTTGGCCATCACCTCGTTCCCGGCCAACTGGAACACCGTGTCCAACGACGGAAACGAGGGCGAGATCGCCGAGGTGGTGCGGCCGATGATGCCGCGCTCCTACCGCATCGACGCCGCAGGCGAAACCAGCCTCGACCACAATTACTTCACCGATATCCAGCTCACGAGCACCGAGCCGCAGCAGGTTGTCTACACGATCAACCCGAAGGCGGTGTGGTCCGATGGCACGCCGATCACCTGGGAGGACATCGCCTCCCAGGCGAATGCGCTGAGCGGCAAGGACAAACGCTTCCTGATCGCCATCAACAATGGTTTCGATCGGGTCGAGAAGGTGGAGCGTGGCGCCGACGATCGGCAGGCCGTCATCACCTTCGCCCGGCACTACGCGGATTGGCGGGGGCAGTTCGCCGGGAATTCCATGCTGTATCCGAAGTCCGTGACGGCGACACCCGAATCGTTCAACGACTCACTGGTGAACGGGATCTCGCTGACAGCAGGCCCGTTCCAGGTCAGGTCCACCGACCGCACCCAGGGCCGGATCGTGCTGGAACGCAATCCGAAATGGTGGGGTGATACTCCCAAGTTGGACACCATCACCTTCAGCGTGCTGGATCGCACGGCCTGGGCAGCTGCATTGCAGAACAACGAACTGGATGCGGCGCGACTGTCCGGCCTGGACGAGGTGACGACCATCCGCAATTCACCCGGTCTGGCGATCCGGCAGGCGCCCGACAATCGGTGGCGGCACATCACCTTCAATGGTGCGCCCGGGTCGATCCTCGCGGATCAGGGTGTGCGAGTGGCTGTTTCGAAGGCCATCGACCGGCAGCAGATCGCCGACAGCCTCTACTACGGTCTGATCGACGATCCGAAAACACTGAACAACCACCTCTTCCTGATGGGGCAGAAGGGGTACCAGGACAACAGTCTCGGCTTCGATCCAGAGGCCGCTGGGCGCGAACTCGACGCGCTCGGCTGGGTTCGGCAGAGTGACGGCATCCGCGCGAAAGACGGTCGGCGGCTGGTCATCCGCGATGTCATGTACAACAACCCACTGTGGGTGCAGGTGGCCACGATCGTCCAGCAAAACCTGGCGAAGATCGGCGTCGGCCTGGAAATAGACACCCGTGGCGGTCAAGGCTTCTTCACCGATGTGATCCAACCGGGCGACTTCGACGCGGCCCAGTTCATCTATCAGGGCGATCCGTTCCCGCTCGGAAGCATCTCGCAGATCTACGCTTACCACCCGGACGACCTGCAAGGGAACTACGGCCGCATCGGATCCGACGAGCTGAACGCGTTGATCGAACGTACAGTGTCGGAACTCGATCCGGACAAGACGATCGAACTGTCCAACCAGGTGGACCGGAAAGTCTTCGAGGAAGGGCATTCTCTGCCCCTGGTGCAGGAGATGGGCCTCTACGGCGTCCGGCCAGAGGTCGCGAATTTCGGTGCACCCGGACTCGCGAGCTACGACTACACCACGATCGGATTCCTGAAATAA
- a CDS encoding ABC transporter family substrate-binding protein: MRIRSTVTRLAIPMVALGLVLTGCSSNTGPTGTSDIGTTNDINAHPVEDLKQGGNLRLDLSALPESFNYLHVDGNTGDTSDVVLPLLPTAYNSDAAGNLTINHDYFTDIQLAETNPQKVIYTINPKAVWSDGTPITWEDMRAQWKALSGENPEYLISAQLGFNKVASVERGVDDRQAIVTFREPHGEWQGQYGLLYPKAMMESPQTFNDWARSNLPVSAGPFIITAVDRTQNRITLGRNPKWWGDTPVLDTITFSVLDSSARIGAIQNNEIDATDMGSLSDIVAARNTPGIQVRRTSKLYWSHLTFNGAPGSLLSDVNVRRAVAKAIDRQAIVNNLQNGIVTEPKVLNNHVYMAGQKGYQDNSASVAYNPEAAAKELEALGWIIPPGGDVREKDGRKLILKDVMYQQDSWIDAAKIVQDNLQKIGVKVEIQTVPGQGLFTDVIDPGNYDLAQYSYGGSVQPLEGLRQFYYYDPANWVGNKARIGSPELNKVIDAALAELDPAKAIELANQADTMIFEEVHSLPWAQSAGNTACRESLANWGAFGMASVDYTKVGFLK; the protein is encoded by the coding sequence ATGCGGATACGTTCGACAGTGACCCGACTCGCGATCCCCATGGTCGCCCTCGGGCTGGTCCTGACCGGATGTAGCAGCAATACCGGCCCGACCGGCACCTCGGATATCGGCACCACCAACGACATCAACGCACATCCGGTCGAGGACCTGAAGCAGGGCGGAAACCTGCGCCTGGATCTCAGCGCCCTGCCGGAGTCGTTCAACTACCTGCACGTGGACGGGAACACCGGCGACACCAGCGATGTCGTCCTCCCGCTGCTGCCGACCGCCTACAACTCGGACGCCGCAGGCAATCTGACGATCAACCACGACTACTTCACCGATATTCAACTGGCCGAGACCAATCCGCAGAAGGTGATCTACACGATCAACCCGAAGGCGGTCTGGTCCGACGGCACTCCCATCACCTGGGAGGACATGCGCGCACAATGGAAAGCACTCAGCGGTGAGAACCCCGAGTACCTGATCTCCGCCCAGCTCGGCTTCAACAAGGTCGCCTCGGTGGAGCGCGGTGTGGACGACCGGCAGGCGATCGTCACCTTCCGGGAGCCGCACGGCGAATGGCAGGGGCAGTACGGATTGCTGTACCCGAAGGCAATGATGGAGTCCCCACAGACCTTCAACGACTGGGCGCGCAGCAACCTGCCGGTCAGTGCCGGGCCGTTCATCATCACTGCTGTCGACCGCACACAGAATCGGATCACGCTGGGCCGCAACCCCAAATGGTGGGGTGACACACCGGTTCTGGACACCATCACTTTCAGCGTGCTGGACAGCAGCGCGCGCATCGGCGCGATCCAGAACAACGAGATCGACGCCACCGACATGGGCAGCCTGTCCGACATCGTGGCGGCCCGCAATACGCCGGGTATCCAGGTGCGCCGCACATCGAAGCTGTACTGGTCGCATCTCACGTTCAATGGCGCGCCCGGTTCGCTGCTGTCGGATGTGAATGTGCGTCGCGCGGTGGCGAAAGCCATCGACCGGCAGGCGATCGTGAACAACCTGCAGAACGGCATCGTCACCGAGCCGAAGGTGCTCAACAACCATGTCTACATGGCAGGACAGAAGGGCTACCAGGACAACTCGGCCTCAGTGGCCTACAACCCGGAGGCCGCGGCCAAGGAACTGGAGGCGCTCGGCTGGATCATCCCGCCCGGCGGTGACGTGCGGGAGAAGGACGGCCGCAAGCTGATCCTGAAGGACGTCATGTACCAGCAGGATTCGTGGATCGATGCCGCCAAGATCGTGCAGGACAATCTGCAGAAGATCGGCGTGAAGGTGGAGATCCAGACCGTACCCGGGCAGGGCCTGTTCACCGACGTGATCGACCCGGGCAACTACGACCTGGCCCAGTACAGCTACGGCGGCAGCGTCCAGCCGCTGGAGGGGCTGCGGCAGTTCTACTACTACGATCCGGCGAACTGGGTGGGCAACAAGGCCCGCATCGGATCGCCGGAACTCAACAAGGTCATCGACGCCGCGCTGGCGGAACTCGACCCGGCCAAGGCTATCGAGCTGGCCAACCAGGCCGACACCATGATCTTCGAAGAGGTGCACTCGCTGCCGTGGGCGCAGTCGGCCGGCAATACAGCCTGCCGCGAAAGCCTTGCCAACTGGGGCGCGTTCGGCATGGCCAGCGTCGACTACACGAAGGTGGGCTTCCTGAAGTGA
- a CDS encoding ABC transporter ATP-binding protein, which produces MIEMSKDPLKTTTAPLLEVSDLRVSFPSEEGRVEAVRGVDFTVNDGEVLAIVGESGSGKSVSSLAIIGLLPEQARVRGSIRLRGRELLGLGDKHMSTLRGSRVSMVFQDPLSALTPVYRIGDQIAEALLAHKKMSKAEAEAKAVELLDLVGIPDPAVRAKAFPHEFSGGMRQRVVIAMAIANDPELIICDEPTTALDVTVQKQILGLLRKARDITGAGVIMITHDMGIAATLADRVAVMYAGKVVETASAQELFTTPRMPYTVGLLGSIPRMDSPPRSPLIPIVGAPPAMHDLPPGCSFAPRCPIAVDDCRAAEPPLEDTAPGHRAACIRTSEVGTGDLFTAYREEITRPDEVADTDASQVVLRVQELRKTFPLTKGVILRRRTGEVKAVDGISFEARAGRTLALVGESGSGKTTTLTQILDLVPPESGSIEILGYDVATLTKQQRREIRRKMQIVFQDPSASLDPRLPISDALAEPLRIDGRSRDEINRRIPELLELVGLRREHADRYPADFSGGQKQRINIARALALNPELLVLDEPVSSLDVSIQAGVLNLLRNLQTERGLSYLFVSHDLSVVRNLAHDIAVMYRGKIVESGPAEQIFANPEHEYTRALIDAIPQPVATR; this is translated from the coding sequence ATGATCGAGATGTCGAAGGACCCGTTGAAGACCACCACCGCACCGCTGCTGGAGGTCTCCGATCTGCGAGTCTCGTTCCCGAGCGAAGAAGGCCGCGTCGAGGCGGTGCGCGGGGTCGATTTCACCGTCAATGACGGCGAGGTGCTGGCGATCGTCGGCGAGTCCGGTTCCGGCAAGTCGGTGTCGTCGCTGGCGATCATAGGGCTGCTGCCGGAGCAGGCGCGGGTGCGAGGTTCGATACGGTTGCGCGGGCGGGAACTGCTCGGCCTGGGCGACAAGCACATGTCGACGCTGCGTGGCAGCCGGGTATCCATGGTGTTCCAGGACCCGCTCTCGGCGCTCACCCCGGTGTACCGGATCGGGGATCAGATCGCGGAAGCACTGCTCGCGCACAAGAAAATGAGCAAGGCGGAGGCGGAAGCGAAGGCCGTCGAACTACTCGATTTGGTCGGCATCCCGGATCCGGCGGTGCGCGCCAAGGCTTTTCCACACGAGTTCTCCGGCGGTATGCGGCAGCGTGTGGTCATCGCCATGGCCATTGCGAACGATCCGGAGTTGATCATCTGCGACGAGCCGACCACAGCGCTTGATGTGACGGTGCAGAAGCAGATTCTGGGTCTGCTGCGCAAGGCGCGCGATATCACCGGCGCAGGGGTCATCATGATCACCCACGACATGGGTATCGCCGCCACGCTGGCCGACCGAGTGGCCGTCATGTATGCCGGGAAGGTCGTCGAAACCGCTTCGGCGCAGGAGCTTTTCACTACCCCCCGGATGCCGTACACGGTGGGCCTGCTCGGTTCCATTCCGCGCATGGACAGTCCGCCGCGGTCACCGCTGATCCCCATTGTCGGCGCGCCCCCGGCCATGCATGATCTGCCACCGGGTTGTTCGTTCGCGCCGCGCTGCCCGATCGCCGTCGACGACTGTCGCGCGGCGGAACCGCCGCTGGAGGACACCGCACCCGGGCATCGGGCGGCATGCATCCGAACCAGCGAGGTCGGCACCGGCGATCTGTTCACCGCGTACCGGGAGGAAATAACCCGACCGGACGAAGTGGCCGACACCGATGCGTCGCAGGTCGTGCTGCGAGTTCAAGAACTGCGCAAGACCTTTCCGCTGACGAAGGGCGTCATTCTGCGTCGCCGCACCGGTGAGGTGAAGGCGGTTGACGGGATCAGTTTCGAAGCACGTGCGGGTCGCACGCTGGCGTTGGTGGGCGAATCCGGTTCGGGGAAGACGACCACGTTGACCCAGATTCTGGATCTGGTGCCGCCGGAGTCGGGTTCGATCGAGATCCTCGGATATGACGTGGCGACGCTGACCAAGCAGCAGCGGCGCGAGATCCGCCGCAAGATGCAGATCGTGTTCCAGGATCCCTCGGCATCGCTGGATCCACGACTGCCCATCTCGGACGCGCTGGCCGAACCGCTTCGGATCGATGGGCGTTCGCGGGACGAGATCAACCGGCGGATACCGGAACTGCTCGAATTGGTGGGGCTGCGGCGAGAGCATGCCGACCGGTACCCGGCCGACTTCTCGGGCGGGCAGAAGCAGCGCATCAATATCGCGCGGGCTCTGGCGCTGAATCCGGAACTGCTGGTGCTCGACGAACCGGTGTCCTCGCTGGATGTTTCCATTCAGGCCGGAGTTCTGAACCTGCTGCGCAACCTGCAAACCGAGCGTGGCCTGTCGTATCTGTTCGTCTCCCACGACCTTTCGGTGGTGCGTAACCTGGCGCACGACATCGCCGTCATGTATCGGGGCAAGATCGTCGAATCCGGGCCGGCCGAACAGATTTTCGCGAACCCTGAGCACGAGTACACCCGCGCGCTGATCGATGCGATCCCGCAACCGGTGGCGACCCGTTAG